A stretch of Sphingomonas sp. JUb134 DNA encodes these proteins:
- a CDS encoding P-II family nitrogen regulator yields MKLVIAIIKPFKLDDVREALTEVGVAGMTVTEVKGFGRQKGQTEIYRGAEYSTNMVPKIKIEIVCASDVAPRVVEAVQASANTGAIGDGKIFVLDVGQAVRIRTGETDETAL; encoded by the coding sequence ATGAAACTCGTCATCGCCATCATCAAGCCGTTCAAGCTCGATGACGTGCGGGAGGCGCTGACCGAAGTCGGAGTGGCGGGCATGACCGTCACCGAGGTCAAGGGCTTCGGCCGCCAGAAAGGCCAGACCGAAATCTACCGGGGCGCCGAGTACAGCACCAACATGGTGCCCAAGATCAAGATCGAGATCGTGTGCGCGTCCGACGTCGCGCCGCGGGTCGTCGAGGCGGTGCAGGCCTCGGCCAACACCGGCGCGATCGGCGACGGCAAGATCTTCGTACTCGACGTCGGCCAGGCGGTCCGCATCCGCACCGGCGAGACCGACGAGACTGCGCTGTGA
- a CDS encoding ammonium transporter yields MKLPTGLAIAAGTTLFAALPAWAQDAALQAPAAAAPAATVDKGDTAWMMISTVLVLAMILPGLALFYGGLARAKNMLSVMTQIGAVACLAMLIWVIYGYSLAFGPESALPSKFIAGFGKAFLAGVTPASQAATFTAGVEIPEYVFICFQMTFAAITIALVLGSVVERIKFSAVMLFALVWLTIVYLPIAHMVWAAGGWFFDMGALDFAGGTVVHINAGVSALVLAILLGKRIGYPTERMAPHSLTLTMVGTGLLWVGWFGFNAGSALEANGSAALAMINTFVATASAGLFWMLAERFSGHKGSALGFCSGIIAGLVAVTPAAGNSGPFGAIVLGAVASIVCYFAVTFLKPKLGYDDSLDAFGIHGVGGMVGAIGTAIVYAPSLGGPGAADYDMGAKLGVQLLAVVVTIAWAAIGTTIAFFIAKAVTGGRVSPEVEIEGLDLGEHGERAYNY; encoded by the coding sequence ATGAAGCTTCCGACTGGCCTGGCGATCGCCGCGGGCACGACTCTGTTTGCCGCGCTGCCCGCCTGGGCGCAGGACGCGGCCCTGCAGGCACCGGCGGCCGCCGCGCCTGCCGCCACCGTCGACAAGGGCGACACCGCCTGGATGATGATCTCGACCGTGCTGGTGCTGGCGATGATCCTGCCCGGCCTGGCGCTGTTCTACGGCGGCCTCGCCCGCGCCAAGAACATGCTGTCGGTGATGACGCAGATCGGCGCCGTCGCCTGCCTGGCGATGCTGATCTGGGTGATCTACGGCTACAGCCTCGCCTTCGGGCCGGAGAGCGCGCTGCCGAGCAAGTTCATCGCCGGCTTCGGCAAGGCCTTCCTGGCCGGGGTCACGCCCGCGTCGCAGGCGGCGACCTTCACGGCCGGCGTCGAGATCCCCGAATATGTGTTCATCTGCTTCCAGATGACCTTTGCCGCGATCACCATCGCGCTGGTGCTGGGTTCGGTGGTCGAGCGGATCAAGTTCTCCGCCGTCATGCTGTTCGCGCTGGTGTGGCTCACCATCGTCTATCTGCCGATCGCGCACATGGTGTGGGCGGCAGGCGGCTGGTTCTTCGACATGGGCGCGCTGGACTTCGCGGGCGGCACTGTGGTGCACATCAACGCCGGCGTCTCGGCGCTGGTGCTGGCGATCCTGCTCGGCAAGCGCATCGGCTATCCGACCGAGCGCATGGCCCCGCATAGCCTGACGCTGACGATGGTCGGCACCGGCCTCCTCTGGGTGGGCTGGTTCGGCTTCAACGCCGGCTCGGCGCTGGAGGCAAATGGCTCGGCGGCTCTTGCGATGATCAACACCTTCGTCGCCACCGCCTCGGCCGGCCTGTTCTGGATGCTGGCGGAGCGCTTCTCGGGGCACAAGGGATCGGCGCTGGGCTTCTGCTCGGGCATCATCGCCGGCCTGGTCGCGGTGACGCCGGCGGCGGGCAACTCGGGCCCGTTCGGCGCCATCGTGCTGGGCGCGGTCGCCTCGATCGTCTGCTACTTCGCGGTGACCTTCCTGAAGCCCAAGCTCGGCTACGACGACTCGCTAGACGCCTTCGGCATTCACGGGGTGGGCGGCATGGTCGGCGCGATCGGCACCGCCATCGTCTACGCGCCGTCGCTCGGCGGCCCGGGTGCTGCCGACTATGACATGGGCGCCAAGCTCGGCGTGCAGCTGCTCGCGGTGGTCGTCACCATCGCCTGGGCCGCGATCGGCACCACCATCGCCTTCTTCATCGCCAAGGCAGTGACCGGCGGCCGCGTCAGCCCCGAAGTCGAGATCGAGGGCCTCGACCTCGGCGAGCATGGCGAGCGCGCCTACAACTACTGA
- the rpoZ gene encoding DNA-directed RNA polymerase subunit omega, with protein sequence MARVTVEDCVDKIPNRFDLVLMAAQRARQISGGAELTLERDRDKNPVVALREIAEETVRPDHLKEAVITSMQKVQIDDEEAPDEIGSLSASAEALRLTAAAPPRNQNVGGDYEG encoded by the coding sequence ATGGCGCGCGTCACCGTCGAGGATTGCGTCGACAAGATCCCCAACCGGTTCGACCTGGTGCTGATGGCAGCCCAGCGTGCGCGCCAGATTTCCGGCGGTGCCGAGCTGACGCTCGAGCGCGACCGCGACAAGAACCCGGTGGTCGCCCTGCGCGAGATCGCCGAGGAGACGGTTCGGCCGGACCACCTCAAGGAAGCGGTCATCACCAGCATGCAGAAGGTGCAGATCGACGACGAGGAAGCGCCCGACGAGATCGGTTCGCTGTCGGCATCGGCCGAGGCGCTGCGTCTCACCGCGGCCGCTCCGCCGCGCAACCAGAACGTCGGCGGCGACTACGAGGGCTGA
- a CDS encoding ABC transporter permease/M1 family aminopeptidase, with protein sequence MFRKIAGFELRYQFGSPVFWVVAALFFLLTFGSVASENIQIGAGGNVHANSPFAIVQVHAIFSLFFMFVTTAFVANVVVRDDESGFGPMVRTTRVTRFQYLMGRFTGAFLAAAVAFLAIPLAIWVGSLMPWIDPERLGPTIPGAFAWAYFVVALPNLFLTAAIFFAVATVTRSMMGSYVGVIVFLVLYAVMSTMIGQQPEWRQVAAYVEPFGVAAISNATRYFTAAERNAILPPLDGALLANRLIWIGVALAALGFAVGRFRFAERGISKRRLRKQARREAKLGQTAPRLVDRLPAPQPDGATWARLLTRCRFEMAQVFRSPAFLVLLVVGLFNTVGALLFAGEIYGTPARPLTFALIETLTGGFGLIPIIIAIYYAGELVWRDRDRKIHEIIDATPLPNWAYMVPKALAVTGVLFTTLLAAAVAAILVQLIRGGGEVSLGEYWRWYLLPQTVDMVLLAILSVFVQALSPNKYVGWAIMVVYIVATLTLSNLGYEHPLYLYGGGPTPQLSDMNGDQIGGAAAWWVRLYWGAAAVILATLAHLLWRRGTETRLLPRLRRVPARLRGVPGVIIGVALVAFVGVGAFIFYNTNVLNPYRTRDANEQRMAEYEKKYLRYENVVQPSLTDVRLAIDLHPSERRMTVDGVYRFVNDTGLPLDTLHVRLPDADTKLASVTVPGAKLASNDAEFQYRLYHFDRPLAPGATGTLQFRTERSQRGFRATGEDTRLVANGSFLNNFDFAPQLGMNRAGLLTDRVTRRRYGLPSELRMAKLEDVSARQRNYLANADWVNSDITVTTDAPQVPIAPGRRVSDVTKGGRRTAHFVSTAPILAFFSVQSADYAVRRDRQGPVQLEVYYQPNHGFNVDRMLQAMKLSLGYYDKAFGPYQFTYARIIEFPGYDSFAQAFAGTVPYSEKIGFIADTRDPDEIDYVTYVTAHELGHQYWAHQLISADQQGGTVLVETMAQYSALMVMKHLYGEDKIRRFLKYELDNYLRSRGSEAIEELPLDRVENQGYIHYRKGAVVLYLLQDRLGEERVNAMLRTLLDRHRFKGAPYANSMELVDGFRGLARNAGERQLVDDLFDRITLYDLKLKEAKTRKLPDGRYETVLTIEGGKAYADGRGKETQAALDDQIDVGLFTARPGLGSFDRGDVLVMERRPVRSGVQQLRLVTAKRPAFAGVDPYNKYIDRNSDDNVGAVE encoded by the coding sequence ATGTTTCGGAAGATCGCGGGGTTCGAACTCCGCTACCAGTTCGGCAGCCCGGTGTTCTGGGTCGTCGCGGCACTCTTCTTTCTGCTGACCTTCGGGTCGGTCGCGAGCGAGAACATCCAGATCGGCGCGGGCGGCAACGTCCACGCCAACAGCCCCTTTGCCATCGTCCAGGTCCACGCGATCTTTTCGCTGTTCTTCATGTTCGTGACGACCGCGTTCGTCGCGAACGTGGTGGTGCGCGACGATGAGTCGGGCTTCGGCCCGATGGTGCGCACGACGCGCGTCACCCGGTTCCAGTATCTGATGGGGCGCTTCACCGGCGCCTTCCTGGCCGCAGCGGTGGCGTTCCTGGCGATTCCGCTGGCGATCTGGGTCGGATCGCTGATGCCCTGGATCGATCCGGAGCGACTGGGGCCGACGATCCCCGGCGCCTTCGCCTGGGCTTATTTCGTGGTGGCGCTGCCGAACCTGTTCCTCACCGCGGCGATCTTCTTTGCGGTGGCGACGGTCACGCGATCGATGATGGGCAGCTATGTCGGCGTGATCGTCTTCCTGGTGCTCTATGCCGTGATGAGCACCATGATCGGGCAGCAGCCCGAGTGGCGGCAGGTCGCGGCCTATGTCGAGCCCTTCGGCGTCGCCGCGATCAGCAACGCGACCCGCTATTTCACCGCGGCGGAGCGGAATGCGATCCTGCCGCCGCTGGACGGTGCGCTGCTTGCCAACCGGCTGATCTGGATCGGCGTCGCGCTGGCGGCGCTGGGCTTCGCCGTGGGGCGGTTCCGCTTTGCCGAGCGCGGCATCTCCAAGCGCCGCCTGCGCAAGCAGGCACGCCGCGAGGCGAAGCTGGGCCAGACTGCGCCGCGGCTGGTCGATCGGCTGCCCGCGCCCCAGCCGGACGGGGCGACCTGGGCGCGCCTCCTCACCCGTTGTCGCTTCGAGATGGCGCAGGTGTTCCGCAGCCCCGCATTCCTGGTGCTGCTGGTCGTCGGCCTTTTCAACACGGTCGGCGCGCTGCTGTTCGCGGGCGAGATCTACGGCACGCCGGCGCGACCGCTCACCTTCGCGCTGATCGAGACGCTGACCGGCGGCTTCGGGCTGATCCCGATCATCATCGCCATCTATTATGCGGGCGAGCTGGTCTGGCGCGACCGCGACCGCAAGATCCACGAGATCATCGACGCGACCCCGCTGCCCAACTGGGCCTATATGGTGCCCAAGGCGCTGGCGGTGACGGGGGTGCTGTTCACCACCCTGCTGGCGGCGGCGGTGGCGGCGATCCTGGTGCAGCTGATCCGCGGCGGCGGCGAGGTGTCGCTCGGCGAATATTGGCGCTGGTACCTGCTGCCGCAGACGGTGGACATGGTGCTGCTGGCGATCCTGTCGGTGTTCGTCCAGGCGCTCAGCCCGAACAAATACGTCGGCTGGGCGATCATGGTCGTCTACATCGTGGCCACGCTGACGCTCAGCAATCTGGGCTACGAGCATCCGCTCTATCTCTATGGCGGCGGGCCGACGCCGCAGCTGTCCGACATGAATGGCGACCAGATCGGCGGTGCCGCCGCATGGTGGGTGCGCCTCTATTGGGGGGCCGCGGCGGTGATCCTGGCGACGCTTGCCCATCTGCTGTGGCGGCGCGGGACCGAAACCCGGCTGCTGCCGCGGTTGCGGCGGGTGCCTGCGCGCCTGCGCGGCGTGCCGGGAGTCATCATCGGCGTTGCGCTGGTGGCGTTCGTGGGGGTCGGTGCCTTCATCTTCTACAACACCAACGTCCTCAACCCATACCGCACCCGCGATGCCAACGAGCAGCGGATGGCGGAGTATGAGAAGAAGTACCTGCGCTACGAGAACGTCGTGCAGCCTTCGCTTACCGACGTTCGGCTGGCGATCGACCTGCACCCGTCCGAGCGGCGGATGACGGTCGACGGCGTCTATCGCTTCGTCAACGACACCGGCCTCCCGCTGGATACGCTGCACGTGCGGCTGCCCGACGCGGACACCAAGCTTGCCTCAGTAACGGTTCCAGGCGCCAAACTCGCCAGCAACGACGCGGAGTTCCAGTACCGGCTCTACCACTTCGACCGGCCACTCGCGCCGGGCGCCACCGGCACGCTGCAGTTCCGCACGGAACGATCGCAGCGGGGCTTCCGCGCCACCGGCGAGGATACGCGGCTGGTGGCCAATGGCAGCTTCCTCAACAACTTCGACTTCGCGCCGCAGCTGGGGATGAACCGGGCAGGGCTGTTGACCGATCGGGTGACCCGCCGCCGCTACGGCCTGCCGTCGGAGCTGCGCATGGCCAAGCTGGAGGACGTGTCCGCCCGCCAGCGCAACTATCTGGCCAATGCCGATTGGGTGAATTCGGACATCACCGTCACCACCGATGCGCCCCAGGTGCCGATCGCACCCGGCCGGCGGGTATCCGACGTGACAAAGGGCGGGCGGCGGACCGCGCACTTCGTCTCGACGGCGCCGATCCTGGCCTTCTTCTCGGTCCAGTCCGCCGACTATGCGGTGCGGCGGGACCGGCAGGGGCCGGTGCAGCTGGAGGTCTATTACCAGCCGAACCACGGCTTCAACGTCGACCGGATGCTCCAGGCGATGAAGCTGTCGCTCGGCTATTACGACAAGGCGTTCGGGCCCTATCAGTTCACCTATGCCCGCATCATCGAGTTCCCGGGCTATGACAGCTTCGCCCAGGCGTTCGCGGGGACGGTGCCTTATTCGGAGAAGATCGGCTTCATCGCCGATACTCGTGATCCGGACGAGATCGACTATGTCACCTATGTCACCGCGCACGAGCTGGGCCACCAATATTGGGCGCACCAGCTGATCAGCGCGGACCAGCAGGGCGGCACCGTGCTGGTGGAGACCATGGCGCAATATTCGGCCCTGATGGTGATGAAGCACCTGTACGGCGAGGATAAGATCCGCCGCTTCCTGAAGTACGAGCTCGACAATTATCTGCGCTCGCGCGGCAGCGAGGCGATCGAGGAACTGCCGCTCGATCGGGTCGAGAACCAGGGGTACATCCATTACCGCAAGGGCGCGGTGGTGCTGTACCTGTTGCAGGACCGGCTGGGCGAGGAGCGGGTGAACGCGATGCTGCGCACGCTGCTCGACCGCCACCGGTTCAAGGGTGCGCCCTATGCCAACTCGATGGAGCTGGTCGACGGCTTCCGCGGACTGGCGCGCAATGCGGGCGAGCGGCAGCTGGTGGACGACCTGTTCGACCGCATCACCCTCTATGACCTCAAGCTCAAGGAGGCCAAGACCCGCAAGCTGCCCGATGGACGCTATGAGACGGTGCTGACGATCGAGGGCGGCAAGGCCTATGCCGATGGCCGAGGCAAGGAGACGCAGGCGGCGCTGGACGACCAGATCGACGTGGGGCTGTTCACCGCGCGTCCGGGGCTGGGATCGTTCGATCGCGGCGACGTGCTGGTGATGGAGCGGCGGCCGGTCCGCAGCGGCGTGCAGCAGCTGCGGCTGGTGACGGCGAAGCGACCGGCGTTCGCCGGGGTCGACCCGTACAACAAGTACATCGACCGCAACAGCGACGACAATGTCGGGGCGGTGGAGTAG
- a CDS encoding ABC transporter ATP-binding protein: MLELRNVSHVYGNGTRALDDVSLSVPTGMFGLLGPNGAGKSTLMRTVATLQTPTSGSITFGDIDVIAEPERLRETLGYLPQDFGVYPRVSAYDMLDHMAVLKGIASAADRKATVETLLNQVNLWNVRKKAIAGFSGGMRQRFGIAQALIGNPRLIIVDEPTAGLDPEERNRFLNLLAEIGENVVVILSTHIVEDVADLCPRMAVLAGGKIRLEGAPLELIEQARGTVWAKAIRREELAEVRERYELISTRLFAGRTIVHILSEVDPGNGFEPVRGGLEDVYFATLARTRRPVDTAAAVAA; the protein is encoded by the coding sequence ATGCTGGAGCTACGCAACGTCAGCCACGTCTATGGCAACGGGACGCGCGCGCTGGATGACGTGAGCCTGTCGGTACCGACCGGCATGTTCGGGCTGCTGGGGCCGAATGGTGCTGGCAAGTCGACGCTGATGCGGACCGTCGCCACGCTCCAGACGCCGACCAGCGGCAGCATCACCTTTGGCGACATCGACGTGATCGCCGAGCCGGAGCGGCTGCGCGAGACGCTGGGCTATCTGCCGCAGGACTTCGGCGTCTATCCGCGCGTGTCGGCTTACGACATGCTCGACCATATGGCGGTGCTGAAGGGCATTGCGTCGGCCGCGGACCGGAAGGCGACGGTCGAGACGCTGCTCAACCAGGTGAATCTCTGGAACGTCCGCAAGAAGGCGATTGCGGGCTTTTCGGGCGGCATGCGCCAGCGCTTCGGCATCGCCCAGGCGCTGATCGGCAACCCCCGCCTCATCATCGTCGACGAGCCGACCGCCGGCCTCGACCCGGAGGAGCGCAACCGCTTCCTCAACCTGCTTGCCGAGATCGGCGAGAACGTCGTGGTGATCCTCTCCACCCACATCGTCGAGGACGTGGCGGATCTCTGCCCGCGCATGGCGGTGCTGGCGGGCGGCAAGATCCGGCTGGAAGGCGCGCCCCTCGAATTGATCGAGCAGGCGCGTGGCACCGTCTGGGCCAAGGCGATCCGGCGCGAGGAGCTGGCAGAGGTTCGGGAGCGCTACGAACTCATCTCCACCCGCCTGTTCGCCGGGCGGACCATCGTCCACATCCTGTCCGAGGTCGATCCCGGCAACGGCTTCGAGCCGGTGCGCGGCGGACTGGAGGACGTGTATTTCGCGACCCTGGCGCGCACCCGCCGTCCCGTCGACACCGCCGCCGCTGTCGCGGCCTGA
- a CDS encoding glycoside hydrolase family 130 protein, with amino-acid sequence MNFDVDRLVFTPDDVDLSRSPLAGHLDAETYVLGAFNPGLTRLPGGNLLMMVRVAEALRKPIRGGKVHAIRWEGEEGSAGRYVLDGWPLEHADTADPRKFLLQGNKWRVMALTSLSWLLPVELSPDGLEVVAVHYDRAVAPQGSWQCYGVEDARISRVDDRYWMTTCSVSPERHSTTLYSSDNGLDWRFEDMVLDHQNKDMLIFEGQVGGRYWAQTRPLGDLYFAYPPDSEWRAGPSINLATSPDLLHWKPCRKPGIRPHAATVATARMGGGTPPIRTERGWLSLWHGVEPHEIVGIYRTYWTILDADDPSRTVATQHPPLLEANPALTRPLEDQMYVRDVVFTTGIAEHGDVYVVASGEADLACRITHIPKSVFA; translated from the coding sequence ATGAACTTCGACGTCGACCGGCTGGTCTTCACCCCCGACGACGTCGACCTTTCGCGGTCGCCGCTCGCGGGGCATCTCGACGCCGAAACCTATGTGCTGGGTGCGTTCAATCCGGGGCTGACCCGGCTGCCGGGCGGCAACCTGCTGATGATGGTTCGGGTGGCCGAGGCGCTGCGCAAGCCGATCCGCGGGGGCAAGGTCCATGCGATCCGCTGGGAAGGCGAGGAGGGGAGCGCCGGCCGCTATGTGCTCGACGGCTGGCCGCTCGAGCATGCGGACACCGCCGATCCGCGCAAGTTCCTGCTCCAGGGCAACAAGTGGCGGGTGATGGCGCTGACCTCGCTGTCGTGGCTGTTGCCGGTCGAACTCTCGCCCGACGGGCTGGAGGTGGTCGCCGTGCATTACGACCGGGCGGTGGCGCCGCAGGGCAGCTGGCAATGCTATGGCGTGGAGGATGCGCGGATCAGCCGCGTCGATGATCGCTACTGGATGACGACCTGCTCGGTCAGCCCGGAGCGGCATTCGACCACGCTGTACAGCTCGGACAACGGGCTCGACTGGCGGTTCGAGGACATGGTGCTCGACCACCAGAACAAGGACATGCTGATCTTCGAAGGGCAGGTCGGCGGCCGCTACTGGGCGCAGACCCGGCCGCTGGGCGATCTGTATTTCGCCTATCCGCCGGATAGCGAGTGGCGCGCTGGGCCGTCGATCAATCTCGCCACCTCGCCCGACCTGCTGCACTGGAAGCCGTGCCGCAAACCGGGAATCCGCCCGCATGCCGCGACGGTCGCCACCGCGCGCATGGGCGGCGGCACCCCGCCGATCCGCACCGAGCGCGGCTGGCTGAGCCTGTGGCACGGGGTGGAGCCGCACGAGATCGTCGGCATCTATCGCACCTATTGGACGATCCTGGACGCCGACGATCCGAGCCGCACCGTCGCCACCCAGCACCCGCCGCTGCTGGAGGCGAACCCGGCGCTCACCCGGCCGCTGGAGGACCAGATGTACGTGCGCGATGTGGTGTTCACCACCGGCATCGCGGAGCACGGCGACGTCTATGTGGTCGCGTCCGGAGAGGCGGATCTGGCGTGTCGAATCACGCATATCCCGAAGTCCGTCTTTGCCTGA
- a CDS encoding SDR family oxidoreductase has product MTDIRDAHTEVLSLAGRRVAITGGTTGIGRAIAVLLASEGAQVFVCGHDSDHLADALARIREVGEGDGAVLDLAEPDHARGFLEIARERLGGLDAVVLNAAVAASGISETSEAELRHAIALNFTAYLLGSHAAAELLEGEGDLVLVGSMSAHVLGPGSTIYAGIKAGIAGFSEALRRELGPKGIRVGLVEPGKTGSDMQLPDVPVEKQREQIREETMLRAEDIAVGVHYMLTQPRRTVVQQVVITPRAQAAE; this is encoded by the coding sequence ATGACCGACATTCGAGACGCCCACACCGAGGTCCTATCGCTTGCCGGCAGGCGGGTGGCGATCACCGGTGGCACCACCGGCATCGGCCGTGCGATCGCGGTGCTGCTCGCCTCGGAAGGCGCGCAGGTGTTCGTGTGCGGGCATGATTCGGACCATCTGGCCGATGCGCTCGCCCGCATCCGCGAGGTGGGCGAGGGCGACGGCGCGGTGCTCGACTTGGCGGAGCCGGACCATGCCCGCGGCTTCCTGGAGATCGCGCGCGAGCGGCTGGGCGGGCTGGACGCCGTGGTGCTGAACGCCGCCGTCGCCGCGTCCGGCATATCGGAGACGAGCGAGGCGGAGCTGCGGCACGCGATCGCGCTCAACTTCACCGCCTATCTGCTGGGCTCTCACGCCGCGGCCGAACTCCTGGAAGGCGAGGGCGACCTGGTACTGGTAGGGTCGATGAGCGCGCATGTGCTCGGCCCGGGCTCGACCATCTACGCCGGGATCAAGGCGGGCATCGCCGGCTTTTCCGAGGCGCTGCGGCGCGAGCTGGGACCGAAGGGGATCCGGGTCGGGCTGGTGGAGCCGGGTAAGACCGGGTCCGACATGCAGCTGCCCGACGTGCCGGTCGAAAAGCAGCGCGAGCAGATCCGCGAGGAGACGATGCTGCGGGCGGAGGACATCGCGGTGGGCGTCCACTATATGCTCACCCAGCCGCGCCGCACCGTGGTGCAGCAGGTGGTGATCACACCGCGGGCGCAGGCGGCCGAATGA
- a CDS encoding DUF1810 family protein: MAALDRFVDAQGGVWAQALAELKAGRKTSHWMWFVFPQIAGLGRSETARFYAISDVTEVRAYLAHPLLGARLREAAAALLAHRGRSAEAMLGGIDAVKLRSSMTLFAAVAPEELVFAAVLDAFFSGQRDPETVRRIG; the protein is encoded by the coding sequence GTGGCGGCGCTCGACCGCTTCGTCGACGCGCAGGGGGGCGTGTGGGCGCAGGCGCTCGCCGAGCTGAAGGCGGGGCGCAAGACCAGCCACTGGATGTGGTTCGTGTTCCCGCAGATCGCCGGGCTCGGCCGCAGCGAGACTGCGCGCTTCTATGCGATTTCGGATGTGACCGAGGTGCGAGCCTATCTCGCGCATCCGCTGCTGGGAGCCCGGCTGCGCGAAGCGGCGGCGGCGCTGCTCGCGCATCGCGGGCGATCGGCCGAGGCGATGCTGGGCGGGATCGATGCCGTGAAGCTGCGGTCGTCGATGACGCTGTTCGCAGCGGTGGCGCCGGAGGAGCTGGTGTTCGCGGCGGTGCTGGACGCCTTCTTCTCGGGCCAGCGCGATCCGGAGACGGTGCGCCGGATCGGCTGA
- the ubiG gene encoding bifunctional 2-polyprenyl-6-hydroxyphenol methylase/3-demethylubiquinol 3-O-methyltransferase UbiG: MASDAAPEARAANGSVVAAEAAHFGKLAADWWNPHGSSAMLHRLNPARLGFLRQAIDAHWDGDGQGFTPLAGRTALDVGCGAGLLAEPLARLGAAVTGVDAAPENIGAARAHAEAQGLAIDYVAGGVEAVAGRQFDLVTSLEVIEHVADPAAFVAGLARALAPGGLMVVSTPNRTPLSRLAMITLAEGVGAIPRGTHDWDKFLTPDELTALLRAEGLTVGEVRGLSFSASRGFTISDDTRLDYLVTAWRG, encoded by the coding sequence ATGGCAAGCGACGCGGCGCCCGAAGCGCGGGCAGCGAACGGCAGCGTGGTGGCGGCGGAGGCCGCGCATTTCGGCAAGCTGGCTGCGGACTGGTGGAACCCGCACGGATCCTCGGCGATGCTCCACCGGCTGAACCCCGCGCGACTGGGCTTCCTGCGCCAGGCGATCGACGCGCATTGGGATGGCGACGGGCAGGGCTTCACGCCGCTCGCTGGCCGCACCGCGTTGGACGTGGGGTGCGGCGCGGGGCTGCTCGCCGAGCCGCTCGCGCGGCTGGGCGCGGCGGTGACCGGCGTCGATGCGGCGCCGGAGAACATCGGCGCGGCGCGGGCGCATGCCGAGGCGCAGGGGCTCGCCATCGACTATGTCGCGGGCGGCGTGGAAGCGGTGGCCGGGCGGCAGTTCGACTTGGTCACCTCGCTGGAGGTGATCGAGCACGTCGCCGATCCCGCTGCCTTTGTGGCTGGCCTCGCGAGGGCACTGGCGCCGGGCGGCCTGATGGTGGTCTCCACCCCTAACCGCACGCCGTTGTCGCGGCTGGCGATGATCACTTTGGCCGAGGGCGTCGGCGCGATCCCGCGCGGGACGCACGACTGGGACAAGTTCCTGACCCCGGACGAGCTCACCGCGCTGCTCCGGGCCGAAGGGCTGACGGTGGGCGAGGTGCGCGGGCTTTCCTTCTCGGCGTCGCGCGGGTTCACCATCTCCGACGACACGCGGCTCGATTATCTCGTGACAGCCTGGAGGGGCTGA